The Coregonus clupeaformis isolate EN_2021a chromosome 3, ASM2061545v1, whole genome shotgun sequence genome includes a region encoding these proteins:
- the LOC121538234 gene encoding adhesion G protein-coupled receptor E5-like — MLSKSTLSGPTGNVLLTLLVNATDVLQLGLQSNGHRSSSEVTSLLRTVEISIRLIAPQLTENVTRIETNHTEAEIMVRRDQTPPEGPVSLTNENTQLDTTWETAVGDYQNYPGFAFVVLLSYKNLDTLKDSFSHQSQQLMSSAETVSVSNSNTTNLPQPVNLTFNHLQSSDVDPTCVYWSDGNGPGEWSGRGCTSVMSNHLSTFALLVGIHHKKVMRTL; from the exons ATGTTGAGTAAATCTACATTGTCTGGACCTACAGGAAATGTGCTTTTGACA TTACTGGTTAATGCCACTGATGTTCTTCAATTGGGCCTCCAGTCCAACGGTCACCGTAGTAGCAGTGAAGTGACTAGCTTACTGAGGACAGTTGAAATCTCTATCAGACTGATTGCTCCACAGCTGACAGAGAACGTGACCAGGATAGAGACCAaccacacag AGGCTGAGATTATGGTGAGGAGAGACCAGACTCCACCTGAAGGACCAGTCAGCCTGACCAATGAGAACACTCAACTTGACACCACCTGGGAGACGGCGGTTGGAGATTACCAGAATTACCCAG GGTTTGCCTTTGTCGTTCTGCTCAGCTATAAGAATCTGGATACTCTGAAGGACAGTTTTTCTCATCAGAGCCAGCAGCTCATGTCCAGTGCTGAGACGGTGTCCGTTAGCAACTccaacacaacaaacctgcccCAACCGGTTAATCTCACCTTCAATCACCTGCAG TCCAGTGATGTTGACCCCACCTGTGTTTATTGGTCGGATGGGAATGGACCGGGGGAGTGGTCTGGGCGGGGTTGCACCTCTGTGATGTCAAACCATCTCAGCACATTTGCTCTGCTGGTGGGAATCCACCACAAAAAGGTGATGAGAACACTGTAG